atttttttctttgtttctttatatatcctaacatagaaataatttcaatatttcgtaatcAAACAATGCTCATTGATGATTGAACATTCTGccaagaaaataatgaacttcatacaattaatattgaagaaaaatttatttacctcttttttttttattttatgccaTAGGTCGAGCAAATCATAGCAGAGTACAAGGCACTAGCCCTACAGTATCATCCTGATAAAAATGCCGGTGACAAGGAAGCCGAGGCAAAATTTCAAAAACTTAAagtatgtatttcttttatccgTAGAATAAGCaacgttagaaaatttttatcggccgattttattttcgaccTTATTTTAGAATGCCAAAGAGATTCTATGCGACCCAGAAAAGAGGAGCAATTACGACAAGTGGCGGCATAGCGGTATTTCCATTAGCTACAAGCAGTGGCTTGGCATGAAGGAACACGTTCATCAAGTaagttgaaaagaaataaaaaagaaaagaaaagagaagaatattcATAGTCCGAGAAATTTAACCTGTTAACCATTAAcgggaataaaattataagaatgaaTTTTTCTCGGTTGTTGttataacaaacaaacaaaaaatattttttaatttcttcaaaaCTTTGGTTTCATTTTAACGCAAAATTAATTTGGTGATCAAGTTAATATTGAAAACATTTTCGAAAATCGAACATTGAATTTACGTGACATTTTCACGCATTAAAATACTCGtggaattttaaatatatggtatctattatttaaataaataataaaataacgtaagtatgattttctccttttttattttttttcctttttatttttttcgaaaataaaaagaagatgtaAAGCTTATACAAAGATAAGTTTTATGAAAATCCATAGTAAATTATTGAACGTAAAACGTTTGGTTGTGTAAACGTTTGAAGAAAATATAGGTAAATAACTTGTTCATGAACGAGACTTTATGGAGGTACCATGTTTCGAAGTACTTACTTAAATATATGATCAAACGAGTCTTCATAAACAACAGTCCCGTAAACTTTTGCATTTTCTCCGAAGTTGAGGAGCgtgtatacatgcatacgtacttGTAGAATAAATCTTGAGTTTGCACTTCCTTTGACTCGATTTACCTTCTCATTATGCGAAATGTGAACattgtttgaaaataatatactgTGACGGTTTTGCGTGTTGTAAGGAAGCACGCTTTAGAAAGTGTAACAAAgacataaaaatatctatagaacttcttctttttatttttttttcaaaaatctcTAGAAGTCTCATAGAAGTCTTATAAGGGTAAATCTGAATGTGAATATGAATGGATCAATAAATGATCATAAGTCGCTACaacttaattaaaaataatattattttaatgcaaCTTCCTAcgtcattttttaaatcataaaatattattataaatcataaaatattatatataaggggaaacaatttatgatatttttaaacgtaCGTCATAGTAACCTTTAACGTATGACTACCTTACTactcttaaaaaaaaggaagttagaaaaaataaataaagaaaagaggatgaaaaaataatgaatgaattcGCAGTCGATGCATTGGAGTACACCAAAAACGAAGGACCGGATGTTGCCGGATGGAAGTACCGTTGGCGGTGGAGGGGGAGGTGCCGAGGGTTCACCAGGTCACGTGAAAGGTCAGGCCCCGAATGCTCACAGAAGGGCCAGCGAGGGTGGGGCTAACATTTACTATGGTGCTCGGCGTGACATCGAGTGGGACTCGCAAGCCTCGAGCGAGGTCGTCAACAAGTTTCGTAACTATGAGATCTAAAATTTTTAGATCTATAGAAGAACGACGATCGTTTATGGAGGATCCTTCCTTTTTCGTATCGCACAGGATCAAGCTCGATCGtcatataattctaattatctttcttGCTCTCTGTTTGACAATGAAGATGATTCTttccaacaataacaacaacaatacaTCTATACGTATACAAGGTGTtctattttaatcgattaacgttatattcgttgtatgtaaaataatctttaatgGTGTTGGAAAGAAgtcgattaattattctttgttttttatactttttaattataatttttcaattgacttcaatcgaaagaaaatcgatttaaatggGACACCCGTAATATACGAGAAAGGAGCGCCGTattacacgtacatacacatagacaAACACACTTAAACGTATACATACCTCCTTGTGCATTTATCGTTCATCACTGTCCAACCAACAGCAGGAAAATGGCTCGGAAGATGATACTAAGGAcgtctaattttttttctcccatgtcgagaacaatttatttatattacttttttctttttttttctctcttatctttttactttttttttattctctcaggaaaaataatcttgataatttaaatttctaaaatatattttttttcttccaaaagAATTTGCTCCAGCAAATCGTTTCTTCAAAAAGAATGATTATCGTCAACCCTTGAAggacagaaataaaaaaatattaatctttgaaggatctctttctctctctctttctttctctttctctctctttctctctctcactctcgctttctctcgctctcactctctctcgctttcccTCGCTTTCCCTtgctctctctcgttctctctgaAGTGAGAGAGATGAATCATGTCACGAGCTCAAGGAAAATACGAGAGTATAACACCAGTACGGGGTTTATGGTatttagttattaattttttttgctcGTCTATTCGACCAAGAACAATTACAAGtgagaaaataatgatcagagaaaacgaaagtaatatgtacttatgtataaaaaataagatcgtGAATCTTATTTAACGTTGATCTcgcgttaataaataaacgaattcaATCCTTCTTTCCCCTATGGACATTTCCTAATAACAcgaatagttattattagcaaaaataagaaagttgTATCGAGTTGAAATAAGAGAGCGAGCGATAAGGGTCGATTGGTTGGACAGTGCTTTTGATGTCGTGtcgagagaataaataaataaataaataaatgaattaataagtaaataaataaaaaaagagatataaagaaaataaatgaaacgaatgaaaaaagaaaaaaaaagaagaattataaagtgtaaaagaaattatcgattCCACGTGCGGGGGAGTCGCGAGATAAGATTAAATTTGTTGTTTTTACGGTAAGGCTCTCACTTCCCAATGGAATACTGAAAGAGTCTTGTCTTCCAAAATAGTAGTGTGAAAAGGGGGATGGATATTGTGAGgaaggggaagaaagaaaaaaaagaaataccagcagaaaagaaaagaaaagaaaaaaagaatgaaagaaaaagaaacgagatcgTTTTGACGTTCGATAAACGTTCAGttgtacgaaataaaatatgcgACAATGCGCAAATAAGATCTTTGTCCtctttccaaaaaaaaaaaaacaaataaatacaagAACGAAAACTCGGAGGATGAATCGAACTTGAGAATTgtatctctattttctttttcttttattcttctttcgtacTCGAGAAAGACCAAACTTTTTAAATCCATTCCATTGTGAAATAGAGCGAAGAAGCGCACTCGTACCTGTATCTAATGTCAAACGCAAGCAAAATACTTACACCGTTACTCCTCGTCACTTCCTATttcgaaaaatgttttatcCATTTTATACCTCCCGTCATCattttttgacatttttcGAATTTCATGTTCATCGTCCAatctagtaaaaaaaaaaaatgacacaTTTTTGGCTTCATCATTTgatagtttatatatttttttatttgtttttttcttgttgtttatttatttattctatcttACGTCATACGCGCACAAACATTAACAGGGTTTTACGTTCTTGTCGTTACGCAATGATATTGGAGTTGTtttgagaaaattttcaatggtttattcgaaaattttccaattcattttaatatatattctttttatatgtatatataatatataatacatacaaaaCATGCAGATTATCAACGACGTTATTGTAatgattaaacaaaatttttacctttggtttgtctctctttctctctcgattgatcgatcgacggatgtttgtttctttgtttttatcataGAAATTAAAACATGCCTATCTATAGCTGGTtcaaataacaatttaatgGTCTAGTGGTCAATTAATATACATGCACATGTGTATCgatgtatatatcttttagtCATTGTTCTAAAAATTTCACTTTACTATCATTGCTgcatacattttcatttttttttttttattaatttttttttactttatctttacttttttttttgtaatgacATTCGAACTCTCCCGTGTGCAAACTGCATATATCATCAATGTATAATgtcataaaaacaaataagttGTTCGATGAAAAAGCATAgcacgataacgataatagttataataatgataataatagcgacagCCACtatcgtcattgttattgtcgtaaagataaaaacgtaatAACATTAGACCTCGAATTAATTGCAATTGTCGTTAAaagtcatttttcttttgaacgaTTCTTATCCCTTCTCCTCATCTATTATCTGTTCCTGATCCAGAAAGCCCATAGATATGGGTTTTTATTtatgtctatatatttcttaaaggATACCAGGACAGCAGCATAATGTTGAGATAACAAAGAATTTAAGGACCACGTAGATAGTGTTCGTTCTTATTGacgcgtaaaaaaaaagaataaaagagcaAATTGATCgcatagaaattttataaaagatttaagaTTGATACAagaggtagaagaagaaaaacgaaaaaacaaagaaattggaagaagaagaaggagaaaaaaagaaagaaagaagagatagttgataataataattcaaatctAGTATGCAAAAGCTGAAAGTTTCATTGGCATTTTATCAAATAAGATCGGCCACACTTTTGCCTGCGTAGTTTTTAAATGAGAAATTCTTGGACCATCCTGTACGTGTATGCGCATATACCTGTATacctatatttttctatcacgGATTCGTCTGTGACTATGTCTACGATGCTTCATTGagtattatcgtcgttaatatcgtcgactatttattattttatatgtaatattgatttatagtCAGATGTGCTCTCGGAAAAAGATATTGatagatttaatttataaaaaaaaaaaacaaaatttaatcgaaattaataattatcattatggaTGATAAATCCAATAGGTAACACATATGTTCCTAATTTCTTAAGTTGTTCCTTCCTTTCAATTGCTAACCTGTAAAATTTTGACCAAATACAAGTCCGagtgttaataatgttatgtaaattctaagaatatatacatatatatatatatatatatatgtatgtatgtatggtgtgtgtgtgtgtgtgtgtgtgtgtgtgtgtgtatgtgtgttcatGAATTTTCCGAGGCACGAGATTTcgttatgtaaattattatgtaaaaattatgtatTCGTCACGCGCTGGTCGACGTGACGACGTGTACTCGCACCATTAAAGATTCAATaaatgtgtttaattatgaaaatcctatctctctttttgtattaTAGATCTGTTATACAACTAACATAGTCGATGTTAAAGCAtgaacgtttttacttttttttgttcacaaGAAGTATCGTATATATTCAATTGTCGATAGTAATTGGTTGATAAATAACcgatttaattaagaaaaaaaacaaaaatggaaCATACGATTTTTAAcggatatttttccttttctcttttttatcatttacatGCAACCAGAGGCCATTGCTTcaggtttttatttttttattttaataactcgatgtgaataaaataattatttttacgaagaaaaagtatttgtattacttattatttggaaaaaaagaaaggaaacaaattttattattaaaaaaaaataaatattgttgaaAATCATCTTGTgtacaaaaaaacaaaagtttctttatctttttattctcaaaGGCAAAAGGTCAAGCCGGATGATATTTAAGAGTAAAAAATATgacttttataaaaagaagcaACGATGGCTGTGCCGACTTTAGAAAGGGAGGATAAACTTAGGTCGATTCTTTAAAGGTCGTTAAGAAGTCCTGTCTAGAAGGGCTAacattcttcttattactttAGTTATAATATCTTGGCTGCTCGTTAAAGCCATCTAGGTAATACTTAATgcaaataagataaaaataagatagatCTGGAAGTGAGATGAAACTGGAAGACGTTTAAGTTGTTATTGAGTATATAGATAAGAATAATCCTGATTATCGTCTTATCGCATTAGACATCAGTTTACAGTCGACGATGAGTTTATTCTCTTATTAATAAACGAAATCACTTTTCCCAAAGTtgattttttcgatttttaacaACTATTTGAAATTGTTCAGTAGTAAAATTGTCTTGATTTTAATCGATCTagacaataaataattgatattgaatttcatcgttctttttaccgataagaatttaaaatatttaatacttcAAATATATTGGTAATATCGATTCAactgtttaaaataaaaaaaaagataaaaaatttggaCGAAGCCAATTGACAGACTACtactattttataatggataACGTGTTTCATATGAGATTATTATCTTATCACGTATATTTATACTATCTATTTTCTTGATAATTGATCGCGGCAGCTGTCATCTTAACGACCTTCATTAAGAAAATTGATTCTGCATTACGACGATTGCAGAACGAACCtaaacgattaaatattttccaacCTATCCTTTGTTATACATAGAAGAGGATATTTCTCAGAAAATTTTCTTGGAAATGTTCATATTGCCAGTAGCAAGAGGAAAaacatttaattcatttttgaaGGAATCGAGGAAAAAATAAGCTAAACTGTCGAGAGTATTGAATCACTCGAGCAacttcataaattatttttttagaaaaattatttcttttaataatataccaTCTTAATTTTTTAGATTTCTGTGAgtgttcaattaaaaaaaattgtttttcataaaaattcaggagaattaaaaaaatgaaataaaagatagataattatattggTATGAAAAGAATCAGTATTGCCTACCGATAGAATCGCATCCAATTTGTCGgataaattagaatatattgaGTTTACAAGTGAAGTTTCAACGTTACAAGAAggtaatagagagagagagagagcaagagaatgagagagaaagagagagagagagagaacgagagagagagagaacgagagagaaagagagagagagagagagaacgagaaaagaagaacaacaaaataaataaaaacgggggaaagagaaaagttgtTTGGTGTTACCCGCGTCTCGTTGACTCAATATAATTGAACTTGTTGGTGGGCTATCCCATTGGGGGAAAAGAGATTTACAAATAGAAGGCGACCGTTTGATAAACGATCGAAATTGTTGAGAATCTTTCGAAGCGCGAAACGTGAATGCCTCGCCCCAATTCCCAATCATCTGCCGACAGACTGAGTTCCACTATTGGAAAACATCATTCGTCGTGTACGACCTACCGCAAGAATTTCtacgaaatatatttgtatagaaATGTTCAACTCGGAGAGATATCTCTCCTAGAGGTCAAAGGCGATGAGAATCGCATTGGGAATCGTAATCTAAAGATACAAAATTCTTTTGAGTATCTTTTGCGAGATCAATATTACAATACTtacctcttcttttatttctattcaatATCTCGATTGGAAATTATTATCTCAAGAATTTGAAATacgcagagaaagagaaagagagagaaatagagagagagagagagagagagagagagataatacaGGTACTTATTAAGTTCACAtaactgttataattatgaattaatttataggGTAATTAAGATGACTATAGATCACTACGATAACAAGCAAGGATTATACCAATTAATGAAGATACTAAGAAAGTAACTTAAGCGAATGATTCaggaaataatttgaaattagtTTGGTATAGTTACTACTGTTGTTTTTATCAGATTTTGAAAAAGTGAGCGTTAACGCTCAGATTGTCGAaggatatttaatttcatcgtAATCAACGAAAGGAATTCtgatgaaaaaatttatattcaaattttatatattaaagttttatatattaaagttcTTAACTACGAAATCAATTAACCGATCcacaaaaatgaaattgacATATTCTGGTTTTGACCAAATCGAATGCTTTGATTTACGGAGGGATCAACTTCGTACCAGTCGTTCTTAAAGGGTATAGCGCGAAATCTGTAATGGTTTTCTGGGTGgaaatttgatttctttcgatcgaaattaaaaaatgcatttttagctgcttcgtcgtcgtcgtcccgAACAAATATTTGTCCTGCTGAAAAATTCATCGAATttttaactaaataaataaaaaatattcatcgtCACGTTCATCCTagaaatatcgttaatttttgaCAAATATTCTATAAGACATCTTCagaagaggaaaggaggagtattaccattattattatgtaatactaatgtaattatcatatgtatatatatatatattttttttttttcagtaagGGAATTTGTCAAACTTACATTCAAAAGAtataacaatatgaaagaaGATATCCACATGAAACAATTATTGtattagataattaataattatgatatacatatatgatcaGGCAAGTAACAATAGAATTTCGTGGACCTTTCCTTTGTGTGTTCTATTAAAGGAGACTGTCGTATTACAAAGTTATCATCTGATAAAATGATCAGTATTATATAGGTACGTAATATCTCGAAAGCTTCTCTCTAAGGAACAccgaataataatttcctttgTCTAAAACGCTTGCATTAGACTTTGATGATATCTCAAAGTAGCTACATAAAGatacttttcgttattaataaaaatagaacgatATCTTTTAAACATTTGCCTTTTAACGAACTTTTTAAAAAAGCTTCGCTTTATTTTCtcaatttattcgtttattcattcgttcataTCAGAGAAGTACCGAACGATCGACATTGGTTCGTTACTTGTCTTCCATGTGTTACCGTTCGATGACAAAAGAACTTCCTGTACCCTTAAGATTCTCTAGCAATTTCTCCGTGAAAGGACCAGAATAACGAGCTTTGATTTTATTACCTGACTCCATCGTCCTTCTCTTGTTACGAGTGTATCATGAAATTAGTGATATCATAATATTTGAgttatgaatataacgttcctTAGACCAATagacaaagataaagagaaagagagagagctagtGAGTGTCTCAGAAAGCTAATATAATCGGTCTTGTAGCGTATGGTAGTTACCAATGCACAACTAGGACTCCCTTTAGACGCCATTATCCTGAATGCACTTTGCTTccatctctcctttctctcctcAGACTCTATCTTGAGCAGAAGCTGGCAGCCATGAAGCTACTGGCTGCGTTCAACAGATAACACGCTATTGGCGTGAGCTCTCAATTTTCGACGACGAtgcttcttttatcttcgtttctctctctctctctctctctctttctctttctctttctcttcctctatttctctgtctttctcttcatcCGTAACGTAAATAGGTACATACTTTCTGGATAAAATGTGAACCATAAAATATGATCAATTGCAAGttgattgtttaaaaatttccatttattaaagaatttagaggtaattatgataatttataaaagttgGTCCGtcaattatgtaaataaaagtatgtatatagtaattaattagatatataattataaaaaaatgaatggatatttaatagatttaatgtatatatctatatgaagTAATagatgatatattaaaataaaaaaataaataaattatgtagGCTAGTTAGAAACATATAGCCTAATCTACACTCTGACTTTGAAgctttaataaacaaatactaTTCTCACGAATaagcatattatattatacaggAAATTATTGATCAGATGAGATTCGTGAGAGTAGGTCTTCGTTGTTCACGACGCTCGTCGTTATCGATAAACCAATTCATGTCATCGAATTACGCTCAACACGAAATAATGCATTACAGTCGTAACATAATATGAAACTATATCACGTATTTATTTGCTTCGTCTTTATTTGAGAAATtggtttttttatatttatatttggtAACTACGGTGAATAaagtcaaatttattttttgttttatttgctTATGATAGTATGTGAGTTAATTTCGAAACAATGCTTTCATTCAAACACCTGTATATTCGCTTAAATATCATTCGAATCGTTATtgcaataatatcagtaaataattcaatgtttgtataattgtaataattaaacgtttgtctcgatttatttttcagaaaatgttaaaagtgTAAAATTGAAACGAGTGACTTTTAATATCCACGAGCACtcgataattttgatttttttttcttttgttttctagTCCGTAgcgtattcttttttgtttattttttcgtttcttccttttacgaCGCTATGacattttttctcattcatggatttcatatattcttatcatctataaattaatatcatcgtaAATACGTGACGTGCCTAGTTCGTTTTCATTAACTCGCTTGCCTCGGCGTTATTCATCGAAAATTGTTAATGGATACGTAGAAGTAGGCAAGTTATTTACAGCCtcaattatcgataaataaattagttgTATCGTATTGAGTTACAGGCTAGGCTTAACATAACgacaatttatatatcatagttTAATATTCCTTTAAAAAGTGGAATTCGAAAATGaatgcatataaataataaactgaaaatttgtcaattttttgaatatatgCATTActcaaataaatgaatattgtttttctttttaattgcttgtgtacatccatatatatagatattacttcatttgaaaaaaatatataattgtgaATATTTTATCCACCTAGATCCATGCATCTTTTTCCTGTAACGTTTGCTTCTAACttcaataaacaaaaataaaaaaaagatcacgGCTTGTTACAGTTGCTTAAATCttcagaaatttttttaaatatatctcaCAAACTAAtcctttcatttatattgttttttattcaaaaaacgGCACGAGGAATCAATTTcagcaaataaaaaataatgtaagatttcattaaaaaaacagTATCGATGATCTCAATATttggtaaaaagaagaaataatcttcagaaaaaatttgtttccaTTGTCAGATATGTTTTTTGAAacagagggaaaaaagaggtCAACAACGTCCGATCGATTTTCGAGAATtctaagaaaacgaaaaaaaaagtgatacgTGTTAAGAATTATCTCGTCCGAGAGAATCGGTTCTACATCGTTTAAAGAATCTAGTCTGgagggaagagaaaataagatttaACGGGTAGGATGAGTTCGAGTTATCGATGCGCATGGAAATTTTGATCAAAGGCGAATGTTTGTAAAGCTTGGTTCGGTgaaggagagaaataaagagaaagagagagagaaagagagagagagagagagagagagagagataaagagaggcagggagagaaaggggagaaggagagaaagagagcgagaaagagtgGTAAGGGAGGTTAAAGGTGGATGCGGATCGATGTTGAGAATATAACTGTGAGCGATTTTCACTTCTTCGTACAATATTTCAATGGTATAGCAAATATAACTATAAGCATAGgaataatgaagaaagaaagaaagaacaaaggtatatgcatttaatattttatagagaaaagaagaatagcatggattattacaaaagatttattaagatatatttatgtttatatttgtaatatgtattatgaaatataaaatataaatgtgaaaTGTATTCTGTTTAATAGACCGATAATTTCAAGTCAAcagagtataaaaataaatacacaaaGCGAAAGCATAAATATATGggatatatattcttttctgtATATGGAATAGATGctagaatgaaataatatttttgataaccTTCGATAAAGCACCACATGTGTTTTACGTCACTATTCATAAACATATTGAAATCTACGATATTGGTTACGCTTATCACGTTTTCCATAGAGAATGTCAATACTTTTCAGAGAACTATAGATGCGAATGTTGTATAACGATCAATCGATTGCTGTCCGATGTCCATGGTAACCGTATGACGGTTATCAGAACAGGATACACGTCTTTTCAATAATGTTTTCAATTCTTCTCAACTGTGATACTTGATATTGGATACGTCACTAAAGAGGaaagaatattgaaaaaatatgttgatctgataaattaaaaaaaaaataaaagaaatagtgTCTCTTTCAAAACttcgagaataaaaattaaaatttttatccatatttttgaatgactttttttttttatcattgtttatgaaaaattagtaattttt
The genomic region above belongs to Vespa crabro chromosome 2, iyVesCrab1.2, whole genome shotgun sequence and contains:
- the LOC124421529 gene encoding J domain-containing protein; translated protein: MSVDDVINYKPDEDEDLYALLSCDESATVEQIIAEYKALALQYHPDKNAGDKEAEAKFQKLKNAKEILCDPEKRSNYDKWRHSGISISYKQWLGMKEHVHQSMHWSTPKTKDRMLPDGSTVGGGGGGAEGSPGHVKGQAPNAHRRASEGGANIYYGARRDIEWDSQASSEVVNKFRNYEI